In the genome of Microcoleus vaginatus PCC 9802, the window CAACCCTCAAGCAGTGTAGAACCGACAGCAATTTGCATTTACACTTTTTTGCATTTACATAAAGTCTTCCAGTATGAGCTATCAAATCTCTGTGCATGAGAATTGTTTGTCTGGCTCTTCCTCTCCCAATCTACAGCTATACCTTTGCAGTTGGAAAAGATATAATTAAGCAGTGCATCTATTTAGGGGAAAACTCAATGGCTAACTCAACTCAAGAAACACCGCAACCAGACAAAAAAGAATTAACTGACATCACAGCTAAACCTCAAGAACAACAAGAAGAACCGCCCAATAAAGGTGACGGGCGGAAATAGTCGATCGTTAGTTTTTATTTGCTATTACTCGTTCCCCGGATCTGCCTTACCAGGCAGATCGGGAGGCTCCTCCTCCAATTTGCCCCAGCAAGAATCGAGGCAGAGCCTCTGGGGATTGGTTCCCAGGCAGAGCCTGGGAACCAGTTAATCGGGTTTGTTTACTATTGACAAATTATTCAGTTTGTGTAGTTGCGTTGTTCGATCGCAACTTCGGCTTTCCCGGCTTTCCACGAAGGCCCTTTAAAGAAACCACATCAGCCTCAGAACTCTCCCTCGCCACCCGAATCAGCAACCCCGACAACAACAAACTTGCCAACATCGAAGAACCCCCATAACTAAAAAACGGCAGCGGCAAACCCGTAGTCGGCAAAACCCCCGTCGCCACCCCAATATTCAGCAGCGACTGTCCCACCATCACCACCATCACCCCAATCGCCACCAACTGACTCTCACTATTTCGAGCCTTCATCGCTACCCTCAACGCCACAGTAGAGTAAGCTGCCAACATCAGCAACAGCGAGAAACCTCCCACCAAACCAAACTCCTCAGCAAACACAGCAAAAATAAAATCGCTGTACTGAATCGGCAAATAAAATAGCTTTTGCTGCGACATCCCCAAACCCACACCCCAAATGCCCCCAGAACCCACAGCCAGGAGACTTTGAATCAACTGATAGCCGTCTTGCATCGGATCAGCCCAAGGATTGAGGAAAGACATAATCCGGCGACGCTGGTATTCCCTAAAACTAATACTTAAAACGGCTAAAAGCATTCCCCCCATAGCCGTTGCGCCCAACTGCAAGTAAGGCAAGCCCGCAGCCAAAGCCACCAACCACAAAGTCATCCCGCACAAAGCCGTGGTACTTAAATTCGGCTGCAACAAAATTCCCAACAGCATTGCACCGAAAATTAACAGCCAAGTTAAGCGAACTTTATTCGTCAACCGGGACCAGTTGCCGAAAATGCGGGCGCTTTGGAGAACAAAAAACGGCTTGATCAACTCAGAAGGTTGAATAATCGGAACCGGGCCCAGAGATATCCAGCGGGTCGCCCCGTTGATTGTGGTTCCCACTCCCGGAACTAAGGTCAACCAGAGCAATCCCAGCAGCAATAAAACGCCTAACTGAGATGTTTTCATGATGTAGCGCAGTGGGGAGTACACCATCAAGTTAAAGCCGGCCAGCCCGATCGCCACTGCGATTAGCTGTCGTTTAAAATAATAAAGGCCGTCTCCAAATTCATAATTTGCAATGGGATAGGAAGCCGAAAACAATGCTGTCAGCCCTACAAACAGCCACAGAAAAGTCAGCCACCTCAGCCACCGGGCCTCAGCGGCCCATTGAGACGCGCTGGGGTCAAAAAAGGGAATGAAGCGTCGAATGTCAGCAGCCATAGGATTTTATAGAAGAAGGAAGAATAGGACTTACGCAATGTAACGAAATTATGTCATCCTGAGCAACAAATCTGGTAATGTGTCAAAAAAACAGACTGTTTTTTGAGGTGTAGCTACAATAAGGATTTCACCGATTGGTGAATAATCTAGCTTAGATGTTAGCACATTTTTTTCAGACAAGTTAAACTGTCCATTAGCGTTCGTAATACAAGTGCAATATGTCAGATATTCACCTCTTGTTAGAAAAACTGAGTGAGAGAGAGATTTACCTTCTTAAGGTAATGGGTGAGTATCCACTACGAATCGATAAGGGAGTATGGATACTGTCCGATATACCTGAAATTTTAGTTACTCATGCCCCAAATTACCTCAGAACAAAAATATTTAGAGATCTTAGGACTCTTGAGGAGATAGGTTTAACTGAAAAGCAAAACAATGAAATACACCTTAATCACCTAGGAAAAAAACTAGCAGAATATGTACAAGAGAGGGATCAAAAGCTTTATGAGGAATTAAAAAGTAAGAGGGAAGCAGAGAGTAATGCAATGCTCGAACTATACAAACAAGGCTTCTCCTATCAAGATATTGGAACTCAGTATAAGATAAGTCAAAACAGAGTGCGTCAACTTCTATCAAATAATCGTGACTTTCGTAATTATTTGATAGAAATAGAACAAAAAAAAGAAGCAGAGAGTAATGCAATGCTCGAACTATACAAACAAGGCTTCTCCTATCAACATATTGGAACTCAGTATAAGATAAGTAAACAGAGAGTGGGTCAAATTCTATCAAAAAATCGTGCCTTTCGGGATTATTTAATAGAAAAAAAACAAAAACAACAGGCAGAAGCTGAAACTCAAGAACAAGCTCAAAAAGAGAAAAAGAGACAAGAACAGCTAGGTAAAAGCTTAATTGTAGTCTATCCAGAACGTGTTGCTGAATTGTGGGACTATGAAAAAAACGGAGACCTCAGTCCTGCAGATGTGGGTACAGGAACAGGAAGTCTATCTCCTTGGTTTAAATGCCCAATTGATGGACATTCATGGCAGAAAAAACCAAACGATATTAGTACAAGTTGGCAGAGAGGGTCTAGTGGATGTCCTAAATGTGCTGGGAAAAAGAAAAAACCCGAGAAACAGCCGACTCTAATTGAAGAGTATTCTGAACTGATTTCCAAGTATTGGGACTACGAGAAAAATGATCGGCTAGGTCTTAACCCATCAGAAACAACTCTCAGCAGCAATAAGAGAGCATGGTTTAAATGTCCCCATGATGGCAATGTGTGGCAATCAAGCATTGTTTCGACAGTAAAGCAGCAGTGGTCAAAGGATAATACTGGTTGCCGAGTTTGTAATGGCACTGCTGAGCGTAAACGAGGTGAATGGAGCCGTAGAGAACCGATAGCTCTTGAATTTCCTGATGAGATTGCTAACTATTGGTTTTATAAAGCAAATGATGAGCTAAAAATAGATCCTATGAAGCTCACAACTGGCTCGGGAAAAGAAGCTTGGTTTAAATGTCCTATTGATGGACATGAATGGGTATCATCTCTTTCTCAAATTAAATCATGTTGGAAAAAAGGAAATAGCGGTTGTCCAGCTTGTAGAGGATTCATTGCCACTAAAACCACATCATTAATTTCTCTGTATCCTGATTATGTTAGCCAGTATTGGGACTACGAGAAAAATAATGCATTAGGTCTATCTCCTGACAAGGTAACTAAAGGCTCTCAAAAAGAAATATGGTTTAAATGTCCTATTGATGGATATGAATGGAAAACTAGGATAGGTGTTATTACTAAATCTGCTTGGAGTCGTGGAAATAGTGGATGCGCTCGTTGTTTTGGTTGGAGTCTGGAAGCAATTCGTCAATTTGTAGCAAGTTTAGAAGGATACATCCCCAACCTAACTCAAGCTGAATTGTATAAAATATTTGAGCAATCAGGTGCTTTAGGTACGCAAAATGCTGAAGGTCTCAAAATTGTTAAAGACATTATCAAGGGCAAACTCTCAGGGCAAAAACTACGAGATTTGATTCAGGGTAAAGAAGTCAAAACCTCTGGTGCTGACAGCAACTCAGATGATAATCTCAAAGCTGATGATGAATTGCAAGTTGTTGATGCTGCGAATTCATCTCAAACAACTCAAGGTTTTGAAACTAGCAGTGACTCTTCAGTACAAAGTGAAGAACCTAGTGAACTACCAAGAATCAAAGTCCAGAAAAGTCTAGAATTTTTGAACAGTCAAATAGTTGCGTCAGCCGATAAAGAAGCTATTGATTTCTTTATCGCTTCTAGACGTAATCGAATTTGGGCAGAAGTATTTGAAGATGAATCTGCCGTTGAAAGCGTAGAAGCTTTTACTGAAGAAGGTTATGGTCGTCAGGTGCGAGATCAGTTTCTCGATGAATATACCCAAGCCCAGAATATGCAGATTCCCACAGGCTGGGGATTTCGCATCAATGGCAAAATTACACCGCCAAACTTAATGCAAAAGCTATCAGCGGTGAGGCTTCGCAATCAACAGCGAATGTTAAACCTCTCCTTAACTGGAACGGGTAAAACCATTGGCGGGATTCTCAGCAGTCGAATTATTGACGCTCATCTCACCATTATTATTTGTCCACTAGACACGATTCCCAACTGGCATACAGAAATCAAAGAAGTATTTCCAGATAGTCTCGTGACAACCAAAAAGTTTAACCCTCATTGGATCGATATTGAGAGTGGACATCATTACATTATTTTGAACCATGAAATGTTTCAGCAGCCCTCAACCCCTGCTGATATTCGGCAACTACTAGACCGCTATCAAATTGATCTAATTATTGTTGACGAGATTCATCGCTGCAAACACCGCAATGACGATCCATCCAAACGTCGGCAGATGGTTCTCGCGCTAATCACCAATGCAACCGAGAAAAATCCTAATCTTCATGTGCTTGGCATGAGCGCAACACCTGTGATCAACAATCTCAAAGAAGGTAAAAGCTTGGTTGAATTAGTGACAGGCGTTGAACGTAAGGATCTTGGCGAAAAAGCCACACTCAACAACTGTATGCGTCTGCATCAAGCATTTGCAACTGTGGGCATCCGTTCTAAAGTCAAGCCCAAAATTAAAATCAATAAATTCACAATTCCCGTTGACTGTACTCACCTAGTTGACAAGATTCGGGAAGAGGGGACTTCCATCATCAAAATGGAACAGATTCTCACCAGTGCAAGGATTCCAGCGATTCTGAATGAACTTCGCCCAAAAACTATTGTTTACACTCATTACGTTGAGGGCATAGTCGATCAGCTAACAGCAGCAATTAAAGGCGCAGGATGGACAGTAGGTTTTCATATGGGTGGCGATAAAAGTGGACGCAACGATTTTATTAACGGCTCAATCGATGTTCTAATTGCTAGCAGTGCAATGGCTACAGGTGTTGATGGATTTCAAAAAGTGTGCGATCGGCTGATTTTGAATATTCCACCTTGGACAAGTGCCGAACTTGAGCAGCTAGAAGGGCGGTTAAATCGTCAAGGTCAAGTCCATGATACGCTCACAATTCTTATGCCCGTTACCTATGGTTTAGATGACGGCGAACATTGGAGTTGGGATGAAGGGCGATTAGCGAGACTGCAAAACAAACAGACAGTTGCCGATGCTGCCGTTGATGGTGTGATGCCTGATGGACAACTGCGAACAGAATCTCAAGCATTCCGCGATCTACGCCAATGGCTAGAACGCTTAAAAACTGGTGAGCAAAAGCCAATCGTTCGCCCCAGAATCTTTGTCCCTCTTTCAGACGCAGATCCCGCCGATGTTCAGCGCCGTAATATTAACTATGGTGACTTTAGCCGCATGAATGCTCGTTGGAATACTAGCTATAGTCACACCAACTATGAACGCTTACAGAATAATCCCGAAGAGTGGATGCAATACCACACACTCTATCAAGAAGCCAGAAAAACATGGTCTGTTCTTCCCTATCAAGAATCTATTAAATGGCTTCAAAAGCGCTCTGGTCTAGTTGTAGGGGATTTTGGTTGTGGTGAAGCACTGATTTCTAAAGCCTTAGCCGATAAACACACATTTCACAACTATGATTTCATTGCCATCAATGATAATGTCATCGAATGCGATGTAGCTCAAGTCCCCTTGGAAGATAGCTGTTTAGACGTTGCCATGTTTAATTTATCGCTCATGGGCTTAAACAGTGCTGATTACATCCGAGAAGCAGCCCGTACTCTTAAACTCGATGGACAGCTTTGGATTTACGAAGTAACTTCACATTTCAAAAATCTGCAAGAATTCCTCAGCTTGATTGAGAGACTAGGTTTTAGAATCATTGATTCACATGAAAATTGGAAATTCTGGCATATCAGAGCCATCAAATCCGAGTAAATTAACCTAACTTATTCACAATAAGCAGAAAAATGGAGAGGAAAAAAGCCTAAAGATTTATAGCAACCGCCAAAGTGATTAGGACGTTTTCAATTTCTAAAACCATTAATTTTATTTAATTTCCCTTTTTCATTCTTTCTTCTGCTATAACAACAAAAAAGAGGTCATCGCGACCTCTTACCCCTCTACTAATCCAGCTTCGGCTCTTAAAGTAAACCTGTATTAGCTCCGGGCTTACCGGTAGCCAGTTGCACTTTAATAATTCTGCCGCCCATTTTCATAATTCTTTGCTGTTCCCGGAACCAGTTGTCGTAGGGAACGAGCTTAGTAAAATAGGTATTTTGCAATTCGCGCTGAGTGCGGATGCGAGTTTGACTGGGGACGCAAGCAGTCACCTTAAACATTCTCATGGGAAACTAACTCCTGAGTAGGTTTACAGATTTTTAGATGGATTTTTTAAAGATTGAAGGCAGGGAGTTACGAGTCAAAACTAGCTCGTTAAAACTCGTCGGGCTTTCTCGACAAGCCTTTGACGGTCTAGCAATCACTCTCAACTTCCCTGACCTCTTTTCAAAGCCAAAGGTAACAAGTCCAAAGTTAAAAGTTAAAAGAGGCAAGAAATAAGTGTTATTTCTTCTTCCTTCTTCCTTCTTCCTTCTTCCTTCTTCCTGAGTCTTAGCTCAAGCCAGAGCAGATGTAGTCGAAATAGACGCCCATTTCTTTACCAGCGTCAGAACCGACCAAACCAGCGGTGACTTCTTTCATTGCTTGGATTGCTTGTACGGTAGAACCGATGGGCACGCCCAAGGAGTTGTAGGTTTCTTTCAAACCGTTGAGCACGCGCTCATCGAGGATGGAAGGGTCGCCAGCCAACATAGCGTAGGTGGCGTAGCGGAGGTAGTAGTCCAAGTCGCGGATGCAAGCTGCATAACGACGAGTGGTGTACATATTGCCGCCGGGACGAGTTACGTCAGAGTACAACAGAGACTTAGCAACTGCTTCTTTGACAATTGTGGCTGCATTGGCGCTGATGGCTGTAGCGGCGCGGACGCGCAGTTCGCCAGAAGCAAAGTAGTTCTTGAGCTTGTCTAGAGCGCTGATGTCGAGGTACTTACCTTGAACGTCAGAGGAATTGATAACGGCGGTAATTGCGTCTTGCATGGTTGTCTTGTTTCCTAGAAAGTGGCTGAGTCAGTCCAATTTTGGAGCTAGAATTTGGAATTTGGGATTTGGGATTTGAGATTTTTAACTGGCTGGTTATTTGCAAAAGCTTTTAACTTGTTGCCGGCAACCCCCAATTTTTTAATCTAAAATCGAAAACCTAAAATCGAAATTCCTTACTGCATCGCACCGATAACGTAGTCGAAGTAAGAGGAAGCTTCGGAAGCGTCTTCTCCAGACAGCAGCGAACTTGCTGCACTTTTCATAGCGCGAATGCCTTCGGCGACGCCTTCAATCGGGGTGCCGAGAGATTTGTACATTTCGCGGACGCCGACAATACCGATTTCTTCGATCGGAGTAATGTCGCCAGCTACGATTCCGTAGGTGATCAAACGCAGGTAGTAATCCATGTCGCGCAAGCAAGTTGCGGTCATTTCTTCGCCGTAAGCGTTGCCGCCGGGAGAAACAATATCAGGGCGCTTTTGGAAAAGTTGGTCGCCTGCTTGCTTGACGATGCGTTCGCGGGATTCGCTCAAAATTTGGGCGATGCGGACGCGGCGTTCACCAGAGGTGACGAAGCTCTTGATCCGATCTAATTCACCTGGGCTCAAGTAGCGAGCTTCGGCGTCTGCGTTGACGATTGATTTGGTGACGATACTCATCTTGTGTGTACCCGCTGGATATTTTGCTATATGAACTGCTCTGCGCTGGGCTAGCGAAGGCGGGGGCTTGCGTCCCGTATCTTTCCTGCTCAGGCAGGAGCTTTGACCGGGAAGGCTGGACTTTCCACACTCAGCAACTGTTGAAGTTGTTGGCGGGTGACTGCCTTCGGTGCTTAACGGCGCTCGTTCTTCACGCCGGTGCGGTTGTGAGTGCTCGCACTAAGCCTGTCGCTTACAATACCACAAATGACTGATGCGATCTTTAATTTACGATCGAGATTGCAGCAGGCCACTTAGTGGCGATCGAGTGACTGTCGGGCAGTTAGTAAGGATATTGCTTCTCTAACACAACTACCTCTCGCAAGTATTTTGAGGCATTATGTTCACATTCTGAGTGTTACTGTAATAGTTTGTAACATTCCTTTTCATATTTGGGCCCTCGCTTGGGTCTGAGAAATTAAAATTTCACCGAAAAAAAGTATTTAAAATTACCTCGCAGCAAGGGTTGCAGGCGATCTATGCCTCGCGAGAGAGTGGGGACGGGCGAGGGCGCGAGGTTCAAAGGCTTGGCCCTGAGAGGGAGGGAAGCGGGAGATGGGGGAGACAGCGGGGAGACAGGGGAGATGTGCGATCGTCTCACATCTTGCACCATTCTCAATAAGTCTTGGACGGGCGGGCTCTGGGGCCCAACCCCTATTCCCCACAAGAAAACTCACTCTTTGTGGAACAGGCATCTTGCCTGTTCTCGATCGTGGTGCAAGATATTCATATCATCGGAAATCGTGACTTTCTTTCTTGTAGCTAGATTTGACTCTCACTTTTAATCTGGTGCGCCGTGAAAAGAAATCTCTCAGCCCTTAAAAAAGCTTTACAGTTTGGCATTAGCGGTGCTGTCGGCGGTTTCGCCGGCAATCTAATCACCGAACCTTTCATGCAGGGGCTCACTGGTTCGGAATCTGTTTTTGACAGTGTATTGTCCACAGCTCGCTGGTTTGGATTGGTAGGCGGTGGAATTGCTACTGCTATTATGTTCGGCTATTATTACTATATCAAAGGCAAGCCTCAAATTACACAGGCTTTAAAAAATGGCGGATTGTTTGGTTTAATAGCAGGAGCCATTTCTGGGGCGATCGCCGAAGGTATTTACAGCGGAATTGGCGACGGAGACAACGAATTATTGCGAGTAATTTGCTGGGGAATAGCTGGCAGTTTGTTAGGACTTGGACTTGCACAGCGGATTCCTAATTTGGGAGCGCTTCGCGGCCTGGGAGGCGGCGGTGTTGGAGGAGTTTTGGGCGGCTGTTTGTTTATTCTGTTTGCTTACAATTTATCCGGTACCGCGGGCCGCTTAGCTGGCTGTGCTGCGATCGGTTTTTGGATTGGAATTATGCTAGTTGTAGCCGAAACTTTGTTCAACAAAGCTTGGCTGGTAATTAGTTACGATACCGGAGCAAATCGCACTCTCACTCTGGGTTCGGAACCGATCACTTTTGGCAGTGATGAAAATTTGTCGATTATCTGCATTCCTAATGTTTCGCCCTTGGCGATGCGGTTTCAATTGGAAGCAGGTCAAATTGTTTGCGAGAATCTTGATAGCGGGGCGGTGAGTTATTTGCGATCGGGCGACCAAAAGAAAATCGGCAACTGTACAATTACAGTAGGAAACTCTGACTTGCCAGCCCCAACACCAGCAAA includes:
- a CDS encoding FtsW/RodA/SpoVE family cell cycle protein, encoding MAADIRRFIPFFDPSASQWAAEARWLRWLTFLWLFVGLTALFSASYPIANYEFGDGLYYFKRQLIAVAIGLAGFNLMVYSPLRYIMKTSQLGVLLLLGLLWLTLVPGVGTTINGATRWISLGPVPIIQPSELIKPFFVLQSARIFGNWSRLTNKVRLTWLLIFGAMLLGILLQPNLSTTALCGMTLWLVALAAGLPYLQLGATAMGGMLLAVLSISFREYQRRRIMSFLNPWADPMQDGYQLIQSLLAVGSGGIWGVGLGMSQQKLFYLPIQYSDFIFAVFAEEFGLVGGFSLLLMLAAYSTVALRVAMKARNSESQLVAIGVMVVMVGQSLLNIGVATGVLPTTGLPLPFFSYGGSSMLASLLLSGLLIRVARESSEADVVSLKGLRGKPGKPKLRSNNATTQTE
- a CDS encoding methyltransferase domain-containing protein, translating into MSDIHLLLEKLSEREIYLLKVMGEYPLRIDKGVWILSDIPEILVTHAPNYLRTKIFRDLRTLEEIGLTEKQNNEIHLNHLGKKLAEYVQERDQKLYEELKSKREAESNAMLELYKQGFSYQDIGTQYKISQNRVRQLLSNNRDFRNYLIEIEQKKEAESNAMLELYKQGFSYQHIGTQYKISKQRVGQILSKNRAFRDYLIEKKQKQQAEAETQEQAQKEKKRQEQLGKSLIVVYPERVAELWDYEKNGDLSPADVGTGTGSLSPWFKCPIDGHSWQKKPNDISTSWQRGSSGCPKCAGKKKKPEKQPTLIEEYSELISKYWDYEKNDRLGLNPSETTLSSNKRAWFKCPHDGNVWQSSIVSTVKQQWSKDNTGCRVCNGTAERKRGEWSRREPIALEFPDEIANYWFYKANDELKIDPMKLTTGSGKEAWFKCPIDGHEWVSSLSQIKSCWKKGNSGCPACRGFIATKTTSLISLYPDYVSQYWDYEKNNALGLSPDKVTKGSQKEIWFKCPIDGYEWKTRIGVITKSAWSRGNSGCARCFGWSLEAIRQFVASLEGYIPNLTQAELYKIFEQSGALGTQNAEGLKIVKDIIKGKLSGQKLRDLIQGKEVKTSGADSNSDDNLKADDELQVVDAANSSQTTQGFETSSDSSVQSEEPSELPRIKVQKSLEFLNSQIVASADKEAIDFFIASRRNRIWAEVFEDESAVESVEAFTEEGYGRQVRDQFLDEYTQAQNMQIPTGWGFRINGKITPPNLMQKLSAVRLRNQQRMLNLSLTGTGKTIGGILSSRIIDAHLTIIICPLDTIPNWHTEIKEVFPDSLVTTKKFNPHWIDIESGHHYIILNHEMFQQPSTPADIRQLLDRYQIDLIIVDEIHRCKHRNDDPSKRRQMVLALITNATEKNPNLHVLGMSATPVINNLKEGKSLVELVTGVERKDLGEKATLNNCMRLHQAFATVGIRSKVKPKIKINKFTIPVDCTHLVDKIREEGTSIIKMEQILTSARIPAILNELRPKTIVYTHYVEGIVDQLTAAIKGAGWTVGFHMGGDKSGRNDFINGSIDVLIASSAMATGVDGFQKVCDRLILNIPPWTSAELEQLEGRLNRQGQVHDTLTILMPVTYGLDDGEHWSWDEGRLARLQNKQTVADAAVDGVMPDGQLRTESQAFRDLRQWLERLKTGEQKPIVRPRIFVPLSDADPADVQRRNINYGDFSRMNARWNTSYSHTNYERLQNNPEEWMQYHTLYQEARKTWSVLPYQESIKWLQKRSGLVVGDFGCGEALISKALADKHTFHNYDFIAINDNVIECDVAQVPLEDSCLDVAMFNLSLMGLNSADYIREAARTLKLDGQLWIYEVTSHFKNLQEFLSLIERLGFRIIDSHENWKFWHIRAIKSE
- a CDS encoding photosystem I reaction center subunit XII, with the translated sequence MRMFKVTACVPSQTRIRTQRELQNTYFTKLVPYDNWFREQQRIMKMGGRIIKVQLATGKPGANTGLL
- the apcB gene encoding allophycocyanin subunit beta; amino-acid sequence: MQDAITAVINSSDVQGKYLDISALDKLKNYFASGELRVRAATAISANAATIVKEAVAKSLLYSDVTRPGGNMYTTRRYAACIRDLDYYLRYATYAMLAGDPSILDERVLNGLKETYNSLGVPIGSTVQAIQAMKEVTAGLVGSDAGKEMGVYFDYICSGLS
- a CDS encoding allophycocyanin; this encodes MSIVTKSIVNADAEARYLSPGELDRIKSFVTSGERRVRIAQILSESRERIVKQAGDQLFQKRPDIVSPGGNAYGEEMTATCLRDMDYYLRLITYGIVAGDITPIEEIGIVGVREMYKSLGTPIEGVAEGIRAMKSAASSLLSGEDASEASSYFDYVIGAMQ